One genomic window of Solanum dulcamara chromosome 12, daSolDulc1.2, whole genome shotgun sequence includes the following:
- the LOC129876677 gene encoding 60S ribosomal protein L24-like has product MVLKTELCRFSGAKIYPGRGIRFIRADSQVFLFVNSKCKHYFHNKLKPSKLTWTAMYRKQHKKDIAQEAAKKRRRTTKKPYSRSIVGATLEVIQKKRTERPEVRDAAREAALREIKERIKKTKDEKKAKKAEVQAKSQKAGGKGNMSKGGASKGPKLGGGGGKR; this is encoded by the exons ATGGTTCTCAA GACAGAACTTTGTCGTTTCAGTGGTGCCAAGATTTACCCTGGGAGAGGTATCAGATTTATTCGTGCAGATTCTCAG GTGTTCCTATTCGTCAACTCAAAATGCAAACACTACTTCCACAACAAGTTAAAGCCATCCAAACTCACTTGGACAGCTATGTATAGGAAGCAACACAAGAAG GATATTGCACAAGAAGCTGCTAAGAAGAGGCGACGTACCACCAAGAAGCCTTACTCTAGGTCCATTGTGGGTGCAACCTTGGAGGTAATCCAGAAGAAGAGAACTGAAAGGCCAGAAGTTCGAGATGCTGCCAGGGAGGCTGCTCTTCG TGAAATTAAGGAAAGGATCAAAAAGACTAAGGATGAAAAGAAGGCTAAGAAAGCAGAGGTTCAAGCCAAGTCCCAGAAAGCTGGAGGAAAGGGCAATATGTCCAAAGGAGGTGCATCGAAAGGTCCTAAGCTTGGTGGCGGTGGAGGAAAGCGTTAA
- the LOC129876382 gene encoding putative disease resistance protein RGA4, which yields MADPVIGATVQVVLEKLLSLTIEKVSSSRDCNKHLRMLTQNVSIIQAFIHDAQRRQVDDQAVQKWLEMLERVAENAENVFDEFTYESLKAQVRNSPMRKVSGFISHTAFQSKMSRKIKNINEELRAINELAKDLGLQSLIVPSQQILPIRETDSLVVASDVVGRDKDVAEIKEKMLNMRMEVVLCAIPIVGMGGLGKTTIAKRIFNDEQIKQNFEKRVWLCLPEMSDTKSFLQQILESLTERKLEVQTRDIIVKKLRDELGGKRYLLVLDDLWRVDLPVWDEFMDSLRGVNTSTGNCILVTTRMKLVASTVAAVGPHMLEKLTEDQCWSIFKQKAFVDGEVPEEILSEENRIVEMCQGLPLAASVLGGLLRNKEKHECRAILDENPLVAGEDDNGENSLKKILKLSYVYLPSPYLKKCFAYFAMFPKDFKFEKDQLIQLWMAEGFLRPCQETTVMEDVGNKFFQLLLQYSLLQDVELDVYNNITLCKMHDFVHDLAGDILKSKLFDQKSVGGENLSQVRYFGWESPSDQIDKINEPGRLCTLFWERNISEDMLLSFQFLRVLNLSGSWMEELSAKIGKLIYLRYLDLSNTEIKDFPNSICKLYNLQTFRVNDCPSLRKLPEEMANMISLRHIYCSCDYLSGIHDQFQMPLNMGQLTSLQTLQFFCVGLKKGRQIEELGHLKNLRGELTIKHLQLVGNKEEARRAYLQEKPNIYKLAYLWSHDESEGCEINDEHVLDGLQPHPNLKTFEVVNYLGTRFPSWFSEELLPNLVKLKLSGCKRCKEIPSLGQLKFLRHLELVGFHELECIGPVLYGVEVSNIGSSSNIQVFPSLKELILGDMAKLIEWKGDEVGVRMFPRLEKLRIAVCPLLKSTPSHFEILRELVIECVDSEMPLLNLCSNLTSLLELRVYKVKELTCLPDEMLRNSVSLQYLSISECGEFRELPQSLYNLHSLETLRIIRCTNFSSFPAPSGENYLTSLRSLELRNCDGLASLPSGMLEQCLSLQSLWVSNCKNLVSLPLQVWEMPSLSYLDISECPKLISVLTGGLHLLTGLRHLGIGPFSEMVDFEAFQLIFDGIQQLSSLRRLEVSGNTQWDSLPYQLMQLSALTEITIDDFGIEALPHRLDNLTSLETLRLMGCHRLQHLNFSDAMPKLRVLLILDCPLLETLSDGLGNLVGLEELSLWYCEKLEHLPSRDAMLRLTNLWDLKIEDCPQLEESCTNRIGPNSQWSKISHIGRINSRWNHNSV from the coding sequence ATGGCCGATCCTGTAATTGGTGCTACAGTTCAAGTTGTGCTTGAGAAGCTGCTTTCTCTCACTATTGAGAAAGTCAGTAGCTCAAGGGACTGCAACAAACATCTCAGAATGTTGACACAAAATGTATCCATCATTCAAGCTTTCATTCATGATGCTCAAAGACGACAAGTTGACGATCAGGCTGTCCAAAAATGGCTCGAGATGCTTGAGAGAGTTGCTGAAAATGCTGAAAATGTGTTTGACGAATTCACATATGAATCTCTCAAAGCACAAGTCCGAAACAGCCCAATGAGAAAGGTCAGTGGTTTCATTTCTCATACTGCTTTTCAGAGCAAAATGTctcgaaaaataaaaaacatcAATGAAGAGTTGAGGGCTATCAATGAGTTAGCCAAAGACCTCGGTCTCCAATCACTCATAGTTCCTTCTCAGCAAATACTACCGATTCGAGAAACAGATTCCTTAGTAGTTGCTTCGGATGTCGTTGGTAGAGACAAGGATGTTGCTGAAATTAAGGAGAAGATGTTGAACATGAGAATGGAAGTTGTTCTGTGCGCCATTCCCATAGTGGGCATGGGGGGTTTAGGGAAAACTACTATTGCTAAGAGAATTTTCAATGATGAACAAATCAAGCAaaactttgaaaagagagtttGGTTGTGTCTACCTGAAATGTCAGACACTAAGAGCTTTCTTCAACAGATCCTCGAATCGTTGAcagagagaaaacttgaggtcCAAACCAGGGATATAATAGTCAAGAAACTCCGAGATGAACTAGGAGGAAAAAGATATTTGCTTGTCTTAGATGATTTGTGGCGTGTTGACCTTCCAGTGTGGGATGAGTTCATGGACAGCTTGAGAGGAGTAAACACTTCCACAGGAAACTGCATTCTTGTGACGACTCGTATGAAACTGGTGGCGTCCACAGTAGCAGCAGTGGGTCCTCATATGTTGGAAAAATTAACAGAAGATCAATGTTGGTCTATTTTCAAACAAAAAGCATTTGTTGATGGGGAAGTACCGGAGGAAATACTGAGCGAGGAGAACAGGATTGTTGAAATGTGTCAAGGTCTACCGTTGGCAGCAAGTGTGTTGGGAGGCCTCTTGCGCAACAAGGAGAAACATGAATGTCGGGCAATTCTTGATGAAAACCCCCTTGTTGCAGGTGAAGATGATAATGGAGAAAATAGCTTAAAGAAAATCCTAAAACTCAGTTATGTTTATCTACCATCTCCATATCTAAAAAAATGTTTTGCTTACTTTGCAATGTTTCCAAAAGATTTTAAGTTTGAAAAGGACCAACTAATCCAACTCTGGATGGCAGAAGGATTTCTTCGTCCATGTCAAGAGACCACTGTGATGGAAGACGTCGGGAACAAGTTCTTCCAACTCTTGCTGCAATATTCCTTGCTGCAAGATGTTGAGCTAGATGTGTACAACAATATAACACTCTGTAAGATGCATGATTTTGTGCATGATTTGGCTGGAGATATCTTAAAGTCTAAACTATTTGATCAAAAGAGTGTTGGAGGAGAAAATCTTTCTCAAGTTCGATACTTTGGATGGGAATCACCAAGTGATCAAATAGATAAGATAAACGAGCCAGGACGTTTGTGCACATTGTTCTGGGAAAGAAATATATCTGAAGATATGCTGTTGAGCTTTCAGTTCTTGAGAGTTTTAAATTTGTCCGGATCTTGGATGGAGGAGTTGTCAGCCAAAATCGGCAAGCTAATATACTTGAGATATCTTGATCTCTCCAACACTGAGATCAAAGACTTTCCCAACTCCATTTGCAAGCTCTACAATTTGCAAACATTTAGAGTCAATGACTGTCCTTCACTCAGGAAGCTTCCAGAAGAAATGGCAAATATGATAAGTCTGAGACACATATATTGCAGCTGTGATTACCTATCAGGAATTCATGATCAGTTTCAGATGCCACTTAATATGGGGCAATTGACTAGTCTTCAGACGCTACAGTTTTTCTGCGTAGGTTTAAAGAAAGGTCGTCAAATAGAGGAATTAGGTCATTTAAAAAACCTTAGAGGTGAATTGACGATCAAACATCTCCAATTGGTCGGAAATAAAGAAGAGGCTCGAAGAGCATATTTACAGGAGAAGCCAAATATCTACAAGCTGGCATATTTATGGTCCCATGATGAATCAGAAGGCTGTGAGATCAATGATGAGCATGTGTTGGATGGTCTTCAACCGCATCctaacttgaaaacatttgaaGTGGTGAACTATTTGGGGACTAGATTTCCTTCATGGTTCAGTGAAGAATTGCTACCAAATTTGGTCAAGTTGAAATTAAGTGGTTGCAAAAGGTGCAAAGAAATTCCATCGCTTGGCCAACTGAAATTCCTTCGGCATCTTGAGCTGGTAGGATTCCATGAGTTGGAATGCATTGGACCTGTTTTATATGGTGTTGAGGTTAGCAATATTGGATCAAGCAGCAATATCCAAGTGTTCCCGTCATTGAAAGAACTAATATTGGGGGATATGGCTAAACTTATTGAGTGGAAGGGAGATGAAGTTGGAGTAAGAATGTTTCCTAGGCTTGAGAAGTTGAGGATTGCAGTGTGTCCACTGTTAAAAAGTACTCCAAGTCACTTTGAAATCCTCCGTGAATTAGTGATTGAATGCGTTGACAGTGAAATGCCATTGTTGAACTTGTGCAGCAACTTGACATCTCTCTTAGAGCTTAGAGTATATAAGGTGAAAGAGCTCACTTGTCTTCCCGATGAGATGCTACGCAACAGCGTTTCTCTTCAATACCTATCGATCTCAGAATGTGGAGAGTTTCGTGAATTGCCACAAAGCTTGTACAATCTCCATTCTCTTGAGACTTTACGTATTATCCGCTGCACCAATTTCAGTTCTTTTCCTGCTCCCAGTGGAGAGAACTATTTGACTTCCCTCCGAAGTCTTGAGTTACGGAATTGTGATGGATTGGCCAGTTTACCAAGTGGAATGCTAGAGCAATGCCTGTCTCTACAGTCTTTGTGGGTCAGCAACTGTAAGAACTTAGTTTCCTTGCCTTTACAGGTGTGGGAAATGCCCTCACTTTCATATTTGGACATATCAGAATGTCCCAAATTGATTAGTGTACTCACAGGGGGCCTTCACCTTCTCACTGGGTTACGGCATTTGGGAATTGGTCCTTTCTCAGAGATGGTGGATTTTGAGGCATTCCAATTGATATTTGATGGCATTCAGCAGCTGTCGTCCCTTCGTCGTTTGGAGGTGTCTGGAAATACGCAGTGGGATTCTCTGCCCTATCAGCTTATGCAACTCTCTGCCCTAACAGAAATCACAATAGATGATTTCGGAATCGAGGCTCTTCCTCATAGACTTGACAACCTTACTTCTCTTGAAACATTACGTCTAATGGGGTGCCATCGGCTACAACATCTGAACTTCTCCGATGCCATGCCCAAATTACGGGTTCTGTTGATACTTGATTGTCCATTGTTAGAAACTCTGTCGGATGGGCTCGGCAACCTTGTTGGTTTGGAAGAGTTGAGTTTATGGTACTGCGAAAAACTAGAGCATCTGCCATCCAGAGATGCCATGCTACGCCTCACTAATTTATGGGACCTAAAAATTGAAGATTGCCCACAGTTAGAAGAAAGTTGCACCAATCGGATTGGCCCAAACTCCCAGTGGTCCAAGATTTCCCATATTGGACGGATTAATTCTAGGTGGAACCATAATTCAGTATAG